A region of Desulfobacterales bacterium DNA encodes the following proteins:
- a CDS encoding pyridoxal phosphate-dependent aminotransferase, whose amino-acid sequence MKIAARMDQIPFSGIRTIFEEVIRREKRGEKLIHLNIGRPDFDTPAHIKEAAKKALDEGKVHYSSNYGIPELRIALAEKFKQENNLIYDPNKEIIVTVGGNEAVLMTMMGLLDPGDEVLIPDPCWLNYFYCVRMAGTNPISVPALQEHDFVPQLEDFRSRITSKTRMIVINTPNNPTGAVFSAEALAQLAQLAKEKDLYVLSDEIYEKMVYDGSRHISIGSLPDMKKRTITVNGFSKNYSMTGWRLGFVAADSEVISALVRIHQYATICATSFAQYGAVAALTGPQTDIENMIKEFDRRRVLVYNALKEMPGIDVVKPLGAFYIFPSIRETGKTPDEMTLYLIEEAKIAVVPGSVFGDYGNESIRISYANSYENLEKAMASMHAALKKL is encoded by the coding sequence ATGAAAATCGCTGCACGCATGGATCAAATTCCCTTTTCGGGAATTCGGACAATCTTCGAAGAGGTTATCAGGCGGGAGAAGCGGGGCGAAAAGCTTATCCACCTGAACATCGGCCGGCCGGATTTTGATACACCGGCGCATATTAAAGAGGCTGCCAAAAAGGCGTTGGATGAAGGCAAGGTCCATTACTCATCCAATTACGGCATTCCCGAGCTGCGAATCGCCCTGGCTGAAAAATTCAAGCAGGAAAATAATCTTATCTATGACCCCAACAAGGAGATCATCGTTACCGTCGGCGGCAATGAAGCCGTGTTGATGACCATGATGGGGCTGCTGGATCCCGGTGACGAGGTGCTGATCCCGGACCCCTGCTGGCTCAATTATTTTTATTGTGTGCGCATGGCGGGGACCAATCCGATATCGGTTCCGGCCCTGCAGGAACATGACTTTGTCCCACAGCTGGAAGACTTTCGCTCACGGATTACTTCCAAGACCCGGATGATCGTCATTAACACCCCCAACAACCCCACCGGGGCCGTCTTCAGTGCGGAAGCCCTGGCGCAACTGGCGCAGCTGGCCAAGGAAAAGGACCTTTATGTTCTGTCCGACGAAATTTATGAAAAGATGGTTTACGACGGCAGCCGCCATATCAGCATCGGCAGTTTGCCGGACATGAAAAAAAGGACGATTACGGTCAACGGGTTTTCCAAGAACTATTCCATGACCGGCTGGCGTCTGGGTTTTGTGGCGGCGGATAGCGAGGTGATTTCAGCGCTGGTCCGTATTCATCAGTATGCCACGATCTGCGCAACTTCGTTTGCCCAGTACGGGGCGGTCGCGGCCTTAACCGGACCTCAGACGGATATAGAGAACATGATCAAGGAGTTCGATCGCAGAAGGGTGCTGGTTTACAATGCATTAAAGGAAATGCCGGGTATTGACGTGGTAAAACCCCTGGGGGCGTTTTATATTTTCCCCAGCATCCGGGAGACCGGCAAAACGCCGGATGAAATGACGCTTTATCTGATCGAGGAGGCCAAAATAGCGGTGGTCCCGGGAAGTGTTTTCGGGGATTACGGCAACGAGTCCATCCGGATTTCCTATGCCAATTCCTATGAAAATTTGGAAAAAGCCATGGCAAGTATGCATGCTGCCTTAAAAAAGCTATAA
- a CDS encoding ABC transporter substrate-binding protein — protein sequence MKVSWKNFSVLFVVLSLVLGIGVNVQAADKVRIVLGDVASVETLCLIVALDRAKDRGVDYELTAFSKEELAIQAIINGQMDIGMGTPYSVIQKTSVPLRLFFQVSKLVFYPVASKEYKTWKDLDGQPFTFHARGTGTEAIGNIIAKREGISFGQRSYVPGSENRIIAMMKGQIKASIVDLNNKNILMSKAGDRFHVLPGVSDPVTDEGMFADVNWLKKNEKTVTILVEELTRTWQEMIKDPTIMDKERKKRNLISDLPKELLADVDKFYKEAVDGGLYDPKGGLNAAKADFEFFVGAGQLKGPAENLKVEDYWYLAPLQAANAKMGK from the coding sequence ATGAAAGTGTCATGGAAAAATTTTTCAGTTTTGTTTGTAGTATTGTCTTTGGTGCTCGGTATCGGCGTTAACGTCCAGGCGGCCGACAAGGTTCGAATTGTACTGGGGGATGTGGCTTCGGTTGAAACCCTTTGCCTGATTGTCGCGCTGGACCGCGCCAAAGATCGCGGGGTGGATTATGAACTGACCGCATTCTCAAAAGAGGAACTGGCTATCCAGGCCATTATCAACGGTCAGATGGACATCGGTATGGGCACTCCTTACTCGGTCATCCAGAAAACCAGTGTACCGCTACGGCTTTTTTTCCAGGTGAGCAAGCTGGTTTTTTACCCGGTAGCATCCAAGGAGTACAAGACCTGGAAAGATCTGGACGGCCAGCCGTTTACCTTTCATGCCCGCGGCACCGGCACCGAAGCCATCGGCAACATCATTGCCAAAAGAGAGGGCATCAGCTTCGGTCAACGCAGTTACGTGCCGGGTTCCGAAAACCGGATCATTGCCATGATGAAGGGGCAAATCAAGGCCTCGATTGTCGATCTGAACAACAAGAACATCCTGATGAGCAAAGCCGGGGACCGCTTTCACGTTCTGCCGGGCGTCAGCGATCCGGTCACCGATGAAGGCATGTTTGCCGATGTGAACTGGCTCAAGAAGAATGAAAAGACCGTAACGATCCTGGTGGAAGAACTTACGCGCACCTGGCAGGAAATGATCAAGGACCCGACCATCATGGATAAGGAGCGCAAGAAACGCAACCTGATTTCCGATCTGCCCAAGGAGTTGCTGGCGGATGTGGATAAATTTTACAAGGAAGCCGTTGACGGCGGATTGTATGATCCCAAAGGCGGTCTGAACGCCGCCAAAGCAGACTTTGAATTTTTTGTGGGCGCCGGTCAGTTGAAAGGCCCGGCGGAAAACCTGAAGGTTGAAGATTACTGGTATCTTGCCCCGCTGCAAGCGGCCAACGCCAAAATGGGAAAATAA